The following proteins come from a genomic window of Macrobrachium rosenbergii isolate ZJJX-2024 chromosome 37, ASM4041242v1, whole genome shotgun sequence:
- the LOC136825354 gene encoding uncharacterized protein has protein sequence MKRRRTNLPVVVIVLLVCATRTSGDQETTLPTDTTSTTRDTGLTSTQAYNSYGTRFNSPLKPLSQENETSELQPTEDQAFEAFAKEQPTGTTEKETFEHQLTENKVFEASERENPTETVENSPEETITLPRTVVTVVLILLLSTSVLHCVVVIHYCIRIWSCCTEEAEDDTDYSLISAFGLGDTSNRSSLNNGSVVLRKKSKKNKKTTQQRGAILESRSTYQDSSYRCNSDFADGFLNLDRAINQGRHSRRVSCLEKQLSERQNQNRNITKCPDNETTAAGKTSAILPRIQVEYQDEKATSGSARGAGSTSSVPESLEKSPEGASTKDYAMSPKHQKDQKNLTFADVHTKHFITEDNYSLRSIQWHVVDTENEPPIEEIVPVVYKMIKEESGTFLGLRECNTEKQHLKDSVEELARKPIMALEPLGLTESNTTKQHLKGSVEELARVETRKPVMALEQDPVTTEINAPKRAVSAVYLKQPTGIQTIHKQQQQQPQATEVRRFSSFEPRGREIYQSPRQDSVPIGAKRHYFLHFGGPETSV, from the coding sequence atgaagagaagaagaacgaATCTCCCTGTGGTTGTAATTGTACTGCTAGTATGTGCTACCAGAACTTCAGGAGATCAGGAGACCACATTGCCAACAGACACCACTTCAACAACAAGGGACACAGGGTTGACCTCCACGCAGGCTTATAACTCTTATGGGACTAGATTTAACTCGCCATTGAAGCCTTTATCACAAGAAAACGAGACCTCTGAACTACAGCCAACAGAAGACCAAGCTTTTGAAGCTTTTGCAAAAGAACAACCAACTGGAACAACAGAAAAGGAGACTTTTGAACACCAGCTAACAGAAAACAAAGTTTTTGAAGCTTCTGAAAGAGAAAATCCAACGGAAACAGTAGAAAACAGCCCAGAGGAGACAATAACTTTGCCCAGAACAGTGGTTACAGTTGTTCTAATCCTTCTGTTGTCGACATCTGTTCTTCACTGTGTTGTTGTGATACATTATTGCATCAGAATCTGGTCCTGTTGCACTGAAGAAGCTGAGGATGACACAGACTACTCTCTCATATCAGCGTTCGGTCTAGGTGATACCAGTAATCGCAGTTCTCTGAACAACGGAAGCGTCGTTCTGCGCAAGAAGAGCAAGAAGAACAAAAAGACGACCCAACAACGAGGTGCCATCCTTGAAAGTAGGTCTACCTATCAGGATTCTTCTTACCGCTGCAACAGCGACTTTGCAGACGGATTCCTCAACCTCGACAGAGCCATCAATCAAGGAAGGCACAGCAGACGAGTGTCTTGCCTCGAAAAGCAGCTTTCTGAAAGACAAAACCAGAATAGGAATATTACCAAATGCCCTGACAACGAAACAACAGCTGCTGGAAAAACTTCTGCGATTCTGCCAAGAATCCAGGTGGAATATCAAGACGAAAAAGCTACTAGTGGCTCTGCTAGAGGAGCTGGAAGTACCAGCTCTGTTCCAGAGAGCCTGGAAAAATCACCCGAAGGAGCGTCTACGAAGGATTACGCCATGTCCCCAAAGCACCAGAAGGATCAGAAAAATCTGACATTTGCAGATGTCCACACCAAACATTTCATTACTGAGGACAATTACTCCCTGAGGAGTATTCAGTGGCATGTTGTGGACACTGAGAACGAACCACCCATTGAAGAAATCGTTCCAGTGGTCTACAAAATGATTAAAGAAGAGTCAGGAACATTCCTAGGCCTAAGAGAATGCAACACAGAGAAGCAACATTTGAAAGACTCTGTGGAGGAACTAGCAAGAAAACCAATTATGGCTCTAGAGCCCCTGGGTCTAACAGAATCAAACACAACAAAGCAACATTTGAAAGGCTCTGTAGAAGAACTAGCCAGAGTAGAAACAAGAAAACCAGTTATGGCTCTGGAACAAGACCCAGTAACAACAGAGATTAATGCCCCCAAGAGGGCAGTGAGTGCAGTGTATTTGAAGCAACCAACAGGGATACAAACCATTCataagcaacagcaacagcaaccacAAGCAACAGAGGTCCGGAGATTCAGTTCCTTCGAACCACGAGGTCGCGAGATCTACCAGAGCCCACGGCAGGATTCAGTCCCCATTGGAGCCAAACGCCACTACTTTTTACACTTTGGGGGTCCAGAGACTTCTGTGTAG